The DNA sequence GTCCGCCTCGTTTTTTTTGATTCAAGCCTTTTTACGGATACGGCTTCTTTTAGAAAAAAAAGCCCTCATACCCAATTTGTTGTTATTTCTTCAATCGGGGATGAAGGCCTTGCAGAAAAAGCTCTTATCTGCGGCGCCTCGGATTTTTTACTATGTCCATTTACCGAAAAAGGAGTTATAAATTGCTTATGAGATTCTCCTTTAAATTGAAAAAACTTATTTTTTTATCCGCATTTTTTTTTATAGT is a window from the Treponema denticola genome containing:
- a CDS encoding response regulator transcription factor; this encodes MICIVCKSEFLAADIRAICLSHVNETIKILPQVSLLHTLTNEDVRLVFFDSSLFTDTASFRKKSPHTQFVVISSIGDEGLAEKALICGASDFLLCPFTEKGVINCL